The following coding sequences lie in one Arachis hypogaea cultivar Tifrunner chromosome 9, arahy.Tifrunner.gnm2.J5K5, whole genome shotgun sequence genomic window:
- the LOC112711493 gene encoding probable CoA ligase CCL5, with product MLTYCPSNSGMLSVEELIEGCSCSLELPQVTVVQSDPAAILYSSGTTGVSKGVVLTHQNLISTLKLLFWSVDVSASSDDVFLAFIPMFHVYGLVFFGLGMLCVGVKIIVMQKFDFQAMLLAIQKHKVNNLPAVPPVILALVKYASKAGCDLSSLQRTGTGAAPLSKEVSREFRKMFPWVELRQGYGLTESSAAATFLVSERDAKARPDSCGQLLPTFCAKVVDIDTGKPLPPQKKGELWLKSTTIMKEYLGNSEATTLTVDSDGWLKTGDLSYIDESGFVYIVERIKELIKHNGYQVAPAELESLLLSHPLIVDAAVIPVEDEATGQIPMAYVVRAAGSELSEDQVIQFVAGQVAPYKKVRRVSFIETIPRSAAGKILRKDLVSLSRQQLVSKL from the exons ATGCTCACATATTGTCCATCTAACAGCGGAATGCTATCAGTTGAAGAGTTGATAGAAGGCTGCTCTTGTTCTCTGGAGTTGCCGCAGGTTACTGTGGTTCAATCAGACCCTGCTGCTATACTTTACTCCTCAGGGACTACTGGGGTAAGTAAAGGTGTAGTTTTGACACACCAGAATCTCATTTCCACACTGAAACTTCTCTTCTGGTCTGTTGATGTAAGTGCATCTTCAGATGATGTCTTCTTGGCCTTCATTCCGATGTTTCATGTCTACGGCCTGGTTTTCTTTGGATTAGGAATGCTGTGTGTTGGTGTTAAGATAATTGTGATGCAGAAATTTGACTTCCAAGCTATGCTTCTTGCTATTCAGAAGCACAAAGTTAATAACTTACCGGCAGTGCCACCAGTGATCCTTGCACTAGTGAAATATGCAAGCAAAGCTGGTTGTGACTTGTCCAGCCTCCAAAGGACGGGTACAGGTGCTGCGCCTTTGAGTAAGGAAGTGTCACGGGAGTTCAGAAAAATGTTTCCATGGGTTGAACTAAGGCAAGGTTATGGCCTAACAGAAAGCTCAGCTGCAGCTACCTTTCTTGTGTCAGAGAGGGATGCTAAAGCTCGGCCAGACTCATGCGGCCAGTTGCTTCCAACCTTTTGTGCAAAGGTGGTAGACATTGATACCGGAAAGCCTTTGCCTCCTCAAAAGAAAGGAGAGCTGTGGCTGAAAAGTACTACTATTATGAAAGAGTATCTGGGAAATTCGGAGGCAACAACCCTAACAGTTGATTCAGATGGCTGGCTAAAGACAGGTGATCTCAGTTACATTGATGAAAGTGGATTTGTTTATATAGTTGAACGGATAAAGGAGCTGATCAAGCACAATGGATATCAG GTGGCTCCTGCAGAACTGGAGTCTTTATTGCTAAGCCATCCCCTTATTGTTGATGCAGCTGTTATACC GGTTGAAGATGAAGCAACTGGACAGATACCAATGGCCTATGTTGTGAGAGCAGCTGGTTCTGAACTCTCAGAAGACCAAGTCATTCAATTTGTTGCAGGCCAG GTGGCTCCATATAAGAAAGTGAGAAGGGTGAGTTTCATTGAAACTATTCCAAGGTCAGCAGCTGGCAAGATATTGCGCAAGGACCTCGTTTCTCTAAGCAGACAACAACTTGTCTCCAAGTTATGA